Proteins encoded together in one Phalacrocorax aristotelis chromosome 7, bGulAri2.1, whole genome shotgun sequence window:
- the SKOR1 gene encoding SKI family transcriptional corepressor 1, whose protein sequence is MEAIASQMGNGRDASSSPNSKQELQPYQGSNTLKPNQVGETSLYGVPIVSLVIDGQERLCLAQISNTLLKNYSYNEIHNRRVALGITCVQCTPVQLEILRRAGAMPISSRRCGMITKREAERLCKSFLGEHKPPKLPENFAFDVVHECAWGSRGSFIPARYNSSRAKCIKCSYCSMYFSPNKFIFHSHRTPDSKYTQPDAANFNSWRRHLKLSDKTATEELSHAWEDVKAMFNGGTRKRTFSLQGAAAGGPGAGSPAAKAALHPPPPAGPELAPAHKSLRCSGQEPAGERGALGLPAAHGGAAGGHGGAGAVRSYPVIPVPSKGFGMLQKLPPPLFPHPYGFPAAAFGLCPKKQEDALGGAGGGEAAGKGGALPPGMFWGPPHPHPHQPAQPPHQPGAAKDTGVYPSFPVFWPAAGSLPVPPYPAQSQAKAAATAVVVAAAAAAAAAAAEPPGLSGRHGELEGSEPSGSGRSSATPQEGAGAEGERCPSALSRAAGEEERSGDEALLPPLPLPRKGSYLSAFRPVVKDAESIAKLYGTREAYGGGAAPRGPGYLSPDFLSEGSSSYRSLSPGGDTAEEPEVDVESNRFPEDEEEDAAAAAPTEGREPPPPRLLAGTEEPPPAGADGAEEKEGEPAAEEGGQPPDGSPERSSSRGTYEVYAPERGEHLQPLKTTASLGAPAAYLCPPEAKEQDKEDNHSAAEDLETRKSYQDQRNVSHPSPVNTDRGEDGLGMEVAGTQLVEKDIENLARDELQKLVLEQMELRKKLERDFQSLKDNFQDQMKRELAYREEMVQQLQIVRDTLCNELDQERKARYAIQQKLKEAHDALHHFSCKMLTPRHCTGNCSFKPPLLPQ, encoded by the exons ATGGAGGCGATCGCCAGTCAGATGGGAAATGGGAGAGATGCAAGCTCCTCCCCAAATTCAAAGCAAGAGCTGCAGCCGTACCAGGGCTCCAATACCCTCAAGCCCAACCAAGTGGGTGAGACCTCTCTGTACGGCGTGCCCATCGTGTCCCTGGTCATCGACGGGCAGGAGCGGCTCTGCCTGGCGCAGATCTCCAACACGCTGCTCAAGAACTACAGCTACAATGAGATCCACAACCGGCGGGTGGCCCTGGGCATCACCTGCGTGCAGTGCACGCCGGTGCAGCTGGAGATCCTGCGGCGGGCCGGGGCCATGCCCATCTCCTCCCGCCGCTGCGGCATGATCACCAAGCGGGAGGCGGAGCGGCTCTGCAAGTCCTTCCTGGGCGAGCACAAGCCGCCCAAGCTGCCCGAGAACTTCGCCTTCGACGTGGTGCACGAGTGCGCCTGGGGCTCCCGGGGCAGCTTCATCCCGGCCCGCTACAACAGCTCCCGCGCCAAGTGCATCAAGTGCAGCTACTGCAGCATGTACTTCTCCCCCAACAAGTTCATCTTCCACTCCCACCGCACCCCGGACTCCAAGTACACCCAGCCCGACGCCGCCAACTTCAACTCCTGGCGCCGCCACCTCAAGCTCAGCGACAAGACGGCCACGGAGGAGCTGTCGCACGCCTGGGAGGATGTCAAGGCCATGTTCAACGGCGGCACCCGCAAGCGGACCTTCTCCCTGCAAGGGGCGGCCGCCGGCGGGCCCGGCGCCGGTTCCCCCGCCGCCAAGGCCGCCTTgcacccgccgccgcccgccggccccgaGCTGGCCCCGGCGCACAAGAGCCTCCGCTGCAGCGGGCAGGAGCCGGCGGGCGAGCGCGGAGCGCTGGGGCTGCCGGCGGCGcacggcggggcggcgggcgggcacggcggggcgggcgcggtgCGCAGCTACCCGGTGATCCCGGTGCCCAGCAAAGGGTTCGGGATGCTGCAGAAGCTGCCGCCGCCGCTTTTCCCCCATCCCTACGGCTTCCCCGCCGCCGCTTTCGGACTCTGCCCCAAGAAGCAGGAGGACGCGCtgggcggcgcggggggcggcgagGCGGCGGGCAAGGGGGGCGCGCTGCCCCCCGGCATGTTTTGGGGACCCCCGCATCCCCACCCGCACCAACCGGCCCAGCCGCCCCACCAGCCCGGCGCTGCCAAGGACACCGGCGTCTACCCCTCCTTCCCCGTTTTCTggccggccgccggcagcctCCCGGTGCCGCCCTACCCGGCCCAGAGCCAGGCCAAGGCGGCGGCCACCGCcgtggtggtggcggcggcggcggctgcggcggcggcggcggccgagcCGCCCGGTTTGTCGGGCCGGCACGGCGAGCTGGAGGGCTCCGAGCCGTCGGGGAGCGGGAGGAGCAGCGCTACCCCCCAGGAGGGAGCCGGGGCGGAGGGCGAGCGCTGCCCCAGCGCCTTGTCGCGGGCGGCGGGCGAGGAGGAGCGCTCCGGGGACGAGGCGCTGCTCCCCccgctgcccctgcccaggaAGGGCAGCTACCTCTCCGCCTTCCGCCCGGTGGTGAAGGACGCCGAGAGCATCGCCAAGCTCTACGGCACCCGGGAGGCGtacggcggcggcgcggccccccgcggccccggctACCTCTCCCCGGACTTCCTCAGCGAGGGCAGCTCCAGCTACCGCTCGCTTTCCCCGGGGGGGGACACGGCCGAGGAGCCCGAGGTCGACGTGGAGTCCAACCGCTTCCCggaggacgaggaggaggatgccgccgccgccgctcccaCCGAGGGCCGggagcccccgccgccccggctgCTGGCCGGTACCGAggagccgccgcccgccggggccGACGGAGCGGAGGAGAAGGAGGGCGAGCCTGCGGCGGAGGAGGGCGGCCAGCCGCCCGACGGCAGCCCCGAgcggagcagcagcaggggcacTTACGAG GTGTACGCGCCGGAGCGGGGGGAGCACCTGCAGCCGCTGAAGACCACCGCCTCCCTGGGAGCCCCGGCCGCCTACCTGTGCCCCCCCGAGGCTAAGG AGCAAGATAAAGAAGACAATCACTCCGCGGCAGAGGATTTAGAGACCAGAAAATCCTATCAGGACCAAAGGAATGTCTCGCATCCCAGCCCTGTAAATACCGACAGAG gagAGGACGGCCTCGGCATGGAAGTCGCCGGGACGCAGCTGGTGGAAAAGGACATCGAAAATTTGGCCCGAG ACGAATTGCAAAAATTGGTCCTGGAGCAAATGGAGCTGAGAAAAAAACTGGAGAGGGATTTCCAGAGCCTGAAAG ATAATTTCCAGGACCAGATGAAGCGGGAGCTGGCGTACCGGGAGGAGATGGTGCAGCAGCTCCAGATCGTCCGAG ATACGCTTTGCAACGAGCTGGACCAGGAGAGGAAAGCGCGCTACGCCATCCAGCAGAAGTTGAAAG AGGCCCACGACGCGTTGCATCACTTCTCCTGCAAAATGCTGACCCCGCGGCACTGCACGGGGAACTGCTCCTTCAAGCCGCCGCTGCTGCCCCAGTGa